CGCAGGAGTGTCGGAAAACAGACAGATTTTATGTATTGTATTGGCTGAAATTGTTAAGTAAAAAATACAAAAAAGTAGATATGAAAAAAGGGCCATGAGGCCCTTTTTAGAAACAGCAAAATTTTCCTACCTAAGCGGCAAGACTTAATACAGGCACAAGAGTTCACGCATGAATTAAATGGCTGCAACACATTTAATTTCAACGAGGCCGCCCTTGGGCAAAGCGCTGACTTCAACTGCAGCGCGTGCTGGTTTGTGGCTGGAAAAGAATTCGGAATAAATAGCGTTAACTTTTGCAAAGTCGTTCATGTCGGTGAGGAATACATCCACGCTGATAACTTTGGTCAGAGCACTTCCGCATGCCTCGAGGATGGCTTTAAGGTTTTCCAGAGCCTGACGAGCCTGTCCTTCTACGTCATCAGCAACGAATTCGCAGGTAGCCGGAGAAAGTCCGAGCTGTCCACTGACGAAAGCCTGAGAATTAAAGATGGTAGCCTGTGAGTATGGGCCGATTGCTGCAGGTGCGTTTTCAGTATTAACGGTGGTAACTATCATAATTTTTCCTTCTGTTTTAAGATTTTTTGGGAAGTCCCCATAAATATTTATCGGAGAGGTACTCCGGAATAAATTTTGTAAGCTGTACCAGTCCGGCTACCAGCAGACAGGACATAATCAATCGTCCCCAGAACAGTCCTGAAACATGCCCGCCAATCATCATCAGTAACAGAGTGTCTTCAATCAGGCTGTGGCAGAGACTCATCAGGGTCAGGGAATAGAAGACATCCTTTTTGTTGATATTTCCTGATTTTGATTCGTGAATGATCATGCCGCCGCCATATGAGAGCCCCATGGTCAGGCCTACAACGGTCAAAGCGGAAGCCTTGGAACCTATACCCATCATGGTCAGGAAAGGGCGCAATATGAAGTCCATAGCAGCAATAACTTTAATTTTGGTAAGTATGCGCATAACTGCCAATAGGCAGAAGATGATGAAAAATATGGAAATCAGGTTGCGTATTTCTCCAGTGGCCCATTGTAGAATTGTTTTATCAATGGCTGAGTTATCAGGAGTGAGCAGAATGTTTGCCGGACCTTGGAGCAGATGAAAATTTTGATAAATGAGGTGGAGAACAAGCCCCATCAGAAGTGCTCCGCCCATGCGGGCCAGAAGCTGAAATCCGAGTTTCGGACCACAACTTTGTACGACACGCAATTCAACAGGCATTGAATGGGCTACCAGAATCATGGTTCCCAGAATTGTTGCTTGTGCTGCGGTTAGCGGTTGGTCCTGAGCAAGGCTGAGAAAAACAATCAGCCCGCTGTAGATATTATTGACCAGTGCCGTGGCCCAGACCAGTCCCATTTCACCCGGCAGCCCCACCATTTTCATTACCGGTCCTAGGGGAGCGGCTAGGTAGCCGATTAAATTTAATTCCTGCAATATCTTAACGATGATAACTACAGGAACCATAATTTTGAACAGGTCAAGGCTGATGCGGACTGCATCTTTCACTGTGTTGAGCGCGGGAGTGAAGAGGATTTTGGCAAGATTCATGGCTGCGGCGGGTTGTTCGGGATGAAAAATAAAGCCGGGCAGACGTATGAAGTCTGCCCGGCTTGAAAATCGGATCTGTTTAGGAAAGTATTTTTCCTTTAAGGCCTTCCACTGCGTCTTCTTCGGTGTCGTAAAGATCAAAAACTTTGTGTAAGGCGGCGATGTCGATGATTTTTTTGACGCGGTTACTGATATTGAACATGGCAATATAGCCTTTCTCTTTCATCAGCTTATTGCGAAGGGTAATCAAGGTTCCAATGCCCATGCTGTCCATAAAGTCCACATCCTGCAAATCAAGTGCAACGTTGAACTTCCTTTCGTCGAAGATAGGGCTTATCTGGCGCTGAAAATCGTGGCTGACGACGTGGTTCAGTTCAGGAGATTCCACTTTGACAACGGTAATTTCATCTATTTGTTTTATGCTGAGTTCCATTTTTGTTCCTTAATTCTGTAGTTCTATTGAAGGAGCACTGGTGTAAGCTACACCGCCTTTTCATTCTTATCAAGTCTGTAGTTTAGCCCGGAAAACTGATTTGAAATGTGGCCCCGCTATCGCTGAAGAAATTGACTTCCCCGCTTAACTGCTGGGCGAGGGTTTCAACAAGGGTCATTCCCAATGTCTTTGATTCACTGATGTTAAAATCAGCGGGTAATCCACATCCATTGTCAGAAACAATCAACTTGATATTCTCGCCTTCACGGTGCATTGAAACGGTGAGCTCACCTTCCTCCTTTTGGTTGAAGGCATGAGTCAAGGCATTGGATACCAGTTCATTAATTATCAGGCCGCAGGGGATGGCGGAATCAATACCCATATGGATATCTTTAATTTCATAGGTCGGTTTTACCCTGCTGTCGACCGAATAGGAGCGGATCAGGAAGCTGATAAGTGTCACAGCGTATTCGCTCATATCTATGCGGGACAGATCTTCTGAGCGGTATAACTTTTCATGCAGCATGGACATGGACCGAACGCGGTGCTGGCATTCCCGCAGAAGATTGGTGGCTTCCGCATCATCTGTATAACCGCTTTGCAGGCTAAGCAGACTTGAGATAACCTGCAGGTTGTTTTTCACACGGTGGTGGATTTCCTTGAGCATCACTTCTTTTTCAGCTAAGGAAGCCCGGACCAATGATTCTGATTTTTTCCGGGCTGAAATTTCTTCTGAAAGAACTTTGTTCATAAGTTGCAGTTCTTCGGTCCTCTCGCGTATTTTGCGTTCAAGTTCTTCTTTGTATCTTTCATTCTCAACAAGAAGTCTTGCTCTTTCGCGAGTGCGGCTGATGGCATTTTCAAGGTCGTTAAGGTCTGTTATTGGTTTGGGGATATAGTCCCAGGAGCCCAGTCTGACTGTAGCTATGACGTCTTCGAATGATCCGGTTCCTGAAACAATAATAACCGGTGTCTGCGGTGCTTCCTGTCCCAGTTGGCGTAAGACAGACAATCCGTCCATTTCCGGCATGCGTAGATCAAGCAGTACCACATCAGGCTGCTTCTCCCTAAATATTCTGAGTCCTTCATGACCGTTTCCGGCCTGCAGGACTTCATATCCGCTGTCTTCAAGGTAATGGGCTATTGAAAGTCTGACACTTTCATCGTCATCGATGGTTAAAATTTGGGGGATGTCGTCCATGTTATTTCCAGCTTTGTTTGAATCACTATTGAATGATAATTTGTTTAAACTAAGTTGATTTTATTGTGTGAATATATTGCTTAAGTTACATTAGTATTTGAAAACTGTTATTACTGTGAAATTTTTGATTTTGTGAGTATATATTGATAATTGGTATTAGCCAAGCAGAGATTTTGATAT
Above is a genomic segment from Maridesulfovibrio sp. containing:
- a CDS encoding histidine kinase dimerization/phosphoacceptor domain -containing protein; this translates as MDDIPQILTIDDDESVRLSIAHYLEDSGYEVLQAGNGHEGLRIFREKQPDVVLLDLRMPEMDGLSVLRQLGQEAPQTPVIIVSGTGSFEDVIATVRLGSWDYIPKPITDLNDLENAISRTRERARLLVENERYKEELERKIRERTEELQLMNKVLSEEISARKKSESLVRASLAEKEVMLKEIHHRVKNNLQVISSLLSLQSGYTDDAEATNLLRECQHRVRSMSMLHEKLYRSEDLSRIDMSEYAVTLISFLIRSYSVDSRVKPTYEIKDIHMGIDSAIPCGLIINELVSNALTHAFNQKEEGELTVSMHREGENIKLIVSDNGCGLPADFNISESKTLGMTLVETLAQQLSGEVNFFSDSGATFQISFPG
- a CDS encoding RidA family protein yields the protein MIVTTVNTENAPAAIGPYSQATIFNSQAFVSGQLGLSPATCEFVADDVEGQARQALENLKAILEACGSALTKVISVDVFLTDMNDFAKVNAIYSEFFSSHKPARAAVEVSALPKGGLVEIKCVAAI
- a CDS encoding STAS domain-containing protein, whose protein sequence is MELSIKQIDEITVVKVESPELNHVVSHDFQRQISPIFDERKFNVALDLQDVDFMDSMGIGTLITLRNKLMKEKGYIAMFNISNRVKKIIDIAALHKVFDLYDTEEDAVEGLKGKILS